Genomic window (Sediminispirochaeta smaragdinae DSM 11293):
CCGAACCAGGGCCTTCCCAATGGAAAACAGGGAAGGAACCAAAATTGGAGAGACCAGCCCACTGACGGAAAGCAACTGCCACAAAATAAGGACAGCTGCAATCACAAAGAAGATCACCGATTGCCTCCGCCATCCCCGGTATCGCTATCCCGAACCGCCGTGGCCCAAAAAAGCTCCCCGCCTGAGCCGAAATCGGCGGGAAGATAACCGGTATCCTTCATAAAAGAGACAAATTCCTCGATGCCCACCACATCACGTGAATAATCCAGCCCCTTGGAACCGAGCATATCCAGGACATCGTCGCTGTTCATCTGATAGATAGGAGCAAGGAGAGCGGCACTTTTTTCGGGATTGCTGCGCAGGTATTCCATTCCCCGATCAACTGCATCCATGAAGGCTGCCAACACCTTCGGCCGCTTTTCAGCAAGCTCTTTGGTGGCAACGGTGACGATGAAGGTAAAGGGACCGCCAAAGCATTCTCTGCCCGATACAACCTGTTTCATCCCCTGCTCTTTGAGTTCCAGAAAGAGGTAGGGGGGGGAGGTAAAATGTGCTGCGATTTCCCTGCGGGCCAAGAGGGCTTGCATGCCGTCGGGATGGTTCATGGTAACCAGCTGACGATCGAAATGGGCGGCATCGCCGGTCAGACGCCGGGAAGCCATGGCAAGAAGGATGTGCTGGATGCTTCCCGGCTGCGGCAGAGCAATCCTGTCAGAGGAGTCAAAATCGGAGAGGTTATTAAGATCTTCCCGCCAGGTGACAAGGCCCAAAGGCGACTGATTTAAACCTCCGGCGATCTTCCAATCCATGCCCCCTGCCCGGCTGATAAGAAAGGGGGGGATGCCGATAAAGGCGGCGTCCACCCGACCGGCAACGGCTGCCTCGCGGATCGTTGCGGTATTGCCGAGGCGCAACCACTGGAGGGTCACAGGATGATCGAGCGTCTCAAGGGCTTCTTCCACAAAGCCGAGCTCCCTGGCGATGGTGACCGGCGCGTAGGCTAAGCCGTACTGTTCGGCAACCCGCAGGGGCTGTTCATCATGGCTGCAGGAAGAGAGGGATAGGGCAAGGATCAAAAGAAACGTGCAAAGCCGGGCACACCTCATGGGACCTCCGAATCGGGTAAAGGGTCGGGATGGAGCGCGAAACTGCGTAAATCCTGCATGAGATTCTCCCCCGAATCGCCGATAACTTCAAGCGCATCATATACACCCTCTACGCTCCTGTTTACCCGGGCGGCACTCTTTCCCCGGACCACGGCCCAGGCGGCCCGGCCCGTGGAGTTTTCAAGCTCCCCTATCCTCCGGCCAGGGGCCAGGAGATACCCTCCGTCGACCACCCCCTCCACGGCACGAATTTTCGAAAGCTCACCGATGCTTCGTACAACCCCTTTCTGCGCAAAGGCAAGGATCACCGAAGCGAAGCCCTCCGGAGGCCAGGAGGCTCCGGCCCGCACCAGAACATCATGGTTTTGCGGCGACAGCCTTCCTTCTATGGCCAGATCAATCTGAAGATCAAGGATATCGACCCCGGTAAGGGCGGGGATGAGCAGCTCCTCATAGGCCCCTCCGATCCGGCATGCAAGTTCATTAATCTTTATCCCCTCCTCACCAACCAAAAGCTGAACATAGATAGGCCCGGAGGGAATAGGAAAGCCCCTGACAAAGCGGTCGCATAATGCAAACACCTCCCGGCTGCGGGCTGCATGGAGGGAGGGGTAACGATGTGCAGGGCAGATGCCGATATGGGGACCGGAAGAGAGCGTGGCCCGATCCGTGAGGAGAAGAGGAACGAGACGCCCCTCTTCCACCCAGCCGCTGAAGGTCACCTCGTCCGCAGGGTAAAAGGTCTCAACCATGGCCTTTGCTTCCCTGCTGCAGGCAAGCGTTGCAGACAGCCTTTGATAAAGTTCTTCTTCGCTTTCGACCCGAACAACCCCTCGCTGGCCCTGACTATCCACCGGTTTGAGCACCGCAGGGAAACCTGGCAAAGCGATGGGGACAGGGCCGGTATCAGCAGCGGAAGCGGTTTCTTCGCCGATAAGGCTCCAGGGAAGAGTCGGCAGCCCCAACGCCTCCAGGCGCCGCTTCATCACCCGCTTGTTGGTAACCGCAAGGGCGATTTCCGGCCTCAAGGCCCCCGGCAGCAAAAAGTGATCGGCAACAAGAGAGACGGTAAGCACCGGCTGGTCTGTCCCTGCGGTAGCCACACCCCGAATGGGGATGCCCTTCCACATCGCATCGATACAGGCTGCTATACTCTGTTCTCCGTCAAAGGTGTCTGCGGAAAGAAAATAGTCGGCAGCCGAAACACCGGGAGCCGAACTGTCCCTGTCGCTTACCGCAACGATGAGGGAACGCTTCTTGGCTCGACGGATCAGTCCCAGCTGCCCTCCCCCGGCACCTACGACAAGAAGAGCCCGCCTCGAAGAGCGAAGAGGGTCCCTTCGCCAGGGCAACAGATAGCTTGCCAGGGATAAGGTTCCCCGGACAAGGGAGGATGCAGGATGGCGGCTTGTTCCCGGGAGTGAAGGAGGAGTCCCTGCCCCTATCGTTGCCGTAGCCCCCCCAGCCGTAAGAAGAAGGCTTTCGGCTTTGCGGGAGTGGCGCACAAGCTCCACCGAAAGATAACGGCAGGCAGCCGGTGCGAGAAACAGCGACCGGGCGCAGCTCCTGGAGAAGAGGCGAAAACTCGACGGTATTAGTTTCTTTCTGCCGGAGGCAAGGTGAAAGAGGGTGCTGCGCAGGCTGCTGCCGAGGTTCCGCAAGGAACTCCTTCTTCCCCTTTCGGGAACACCGAAAACAAGATTGGCCCCGCCCTCTTTTACGGCAAGAAGCTTCTCCACATCTTCGGGCCTGTGGCCAAAGTCGTCGTCTAGGGTAAGAAACCACGATCCCCGTCCACGGAGGATTCCTTCCAGCGTCGCCCGCTGCTGTCCCGATCGTACGGGAAGCTCACAAAGCACATCCACGATTCCCTCCTCGATGAGGGGAACAAGAAGATCCCGGCTTTCGTCGCTGCTGCCATCGAGAACAACGATGATCTCCCGATCGAGGCCAAGGCGCCGCAGTACATCCGAGAGGCTACGGCAAAGGGGCACAAGGGTTGCTGCTCCGTTATAGGAGGGAATAACAACGCTAATCATGGGAACACATTCCAGACCAAAAAGCCGGCAAAAATCAAGAGCCCTCCGGCGATGTGACGCAGGCTGATGCGCTCCCGAAGGATAACGGCACTGCCGAATATGACCAGAGGATAGGTAAGCCCCGTTGCCCCATACGCCTTGGTAAGGGAAAGGGAAGCAAGGGCCCTGGTATAAAGAAAGGGAACAGCAGCCACCACCACAAGTCCGCATATAAGGAATGGGTTCGCCGCCTTTCTTAAGAAACGCCTCACGGCGGCAAAAGGTGACACATTCTTCGAAGAATCGGAATCAGGCAGGGTACGATCCGCCCCCGCTTTCGTCAAAAGCTGGCCGACCGCCGATAGCACCACCGTCAGTGCCAAAAGCAGATTCATCCCTGCCCCTTTGTATCCGCCGTACCGATCAGGGCAACCCCGGCAGTCACCAGGATCATGCCCGCAAGCGTTCCCCAGCTTAAGTCTTCGCCGAGAAAGAGCGCGGCGGCAAGGGGCACCAGGCAGTAGCCGAGGCTCATCACCGGATAGGCAAAGGAAAGGGAAAGATAGCGCACAATCAGTACCCAACTGACGCCTCGTGCGCCGAGGAAACAGTAGAGGGCAAGGGTATAGATGTTGAACGGCGAGGCACCGGATGCAATGGCACGCCCGGAAAGGGCCGCGGAGAGCTGTCCGGCTGTCAGCAGAAGAAGCGGAACGGCCAAGGCAATTCCATGAGACCTGTGAGAGGAGTGAGCTAACGACGCTCCTCTATTGCTCCTCGTCATCACCCCGGCCCTCTCGATAACGATCGGGAACGTGGATAATCTCCCGGGGCTTGGAGCCGTTCTGGGGTCCGACGATTCCCCGCTCTTCCATCTCTTCCACGAGCCGTGCGGCACGATTGTAGCCGATCTTTAGTCTGCGCTGCAGGTAACTGGCGCTCGCCTTTCCTGCTGTGGTAACGATCTCCAGAGCCTTGTCCATGAGCGGATCATCGATTCCACCACCGTCAAAGAGGGTATCCGAATCCTCGTCGTCGATAAAAATTTCGTCGTCGATATATTCGGGCTCACCAAGAGTTCGTACATAGGCTGCAATACGTTCGACTTCCTCTTCGCTCAGATAGGCACCCTGAATTCGGGAAGGCACAGGATCCCATGCGCTGGTAAAGAGCATGTCCCCGCGCCCCAGCAGCTTCTCGGCTCCCACGGCGTCGATGATGATTCGGGAATCGAACTTACCCGCCACCATGAAGGCGATCCTGCTCGGGATGTTGGCTTTGATCAATCCGGTGATGACATCGATGGAGGGACGCTGGGTTGCCAGCACAAGATGGATGCCCACCGCGCGGCTCATGGCAGCAAGACGTGCAAGGGTGGATTCAAGCTCCTTCCCTGTTGTGGCCATGAGGTCGGCAAACTCGTCGATGATCACCACGAGATAGGGAAGCGGTCTGGTGGCCAGACGTTTTTTCTTCACCTTTCGGTTGTAGGAGCGAATATCCCGGACACCGAGGGAGTCGAGCAGAGCATAGCGGCGCTCCATTTCATACAGGCAGTACTGAAGTGCCTGAAAGGCCTTCTTCGGCTCGGTGATGACCGGTGTCAGGAGGTGAGGAATATCGTTGTAGAGCTTCAACTCGACGATCTTCGGGTCGATGAGGATCATGTTGACCTCATCGGGGCTCCTCTTGTACAAAATCGAACAGATAATCGAATTGACGCAGACCGATTTTCCCGAACCGGTGGCTCCCGCAATCAGCAGGTGAGGGGTCTGCACCAAATCGATGATCTGGGTTTCTCCGGTGATATCCTTGCCGAGGATGATGGGAACCTCTTTGTCGGAGTTTTCAAAGCTCTCATCCTCGATCATCTCCTTAAAACTGACCAGGGCCCGTTTTCGGTTCGGAACCTCGATTCCTACTGCGTGTTTACCCGGTATGGGAGCAACGATTCTGACCCGGCTGGCTGCCAGACGCAGGGCAATGTTGTCGGCAAGATTGACGATCTTCGAAAGCTTGACCCCGGGCGCAGGAAGAATCTCAAACATGGTGATAACCGGTCCCTTCCTGATACCGGTCACCTCGGCCTGAATCTTGAACTCCCGTAGGGTATCTTTCAGAATTTCGGCGGACTCCCGGGTTGCCTCGTCTATCACCCAATATTTGCTGTCAGGATATTCATCGAGAAGATCATCCCGGGGCACCTCATATCGCATGATATTCCGTGCCACTGCCTGGTGAGAGGCGGGAACAGGGAGGACTTCCTCTTGCTCATCGTGCGCTTCATCTTCCTCGTCATCCTCATATTCCTCATCCTCGGGAACAAGGACCTCCTCGTCTTCATCATCGTCTTCACTTTCATCAAGGTCGATATCATCTATCTCCTCGTCATCTTCCAAACATACTTCGTCGGAACGGAGAGAAGCAAAGTCGAGATCGACGGGTTCCTCCTCGACATCTTCCTCAGGTTCCAATGAAACAGGCAGGTCATTCGGCAGATCATTCGATTCGGCAGGAGGCTCCTCCGCATACTCCTGATCTTCGACACGTTCATCTTCTAACACATGCTCATCTGTGGGAACCGGGGTCTCGGAAATCTCAGGCAGTGGGGAAGTATCAACCCCCTTAAGCCGCCTTCTCTCAAACTCCTCCCACCAGGCATCGTCGTCCTCCTCTTCAGGCTCATCGGAAGAGGGCTGAGGAAGCGCAATGATACCCTTCTTGCGGGGACCTTTTTTTTCCCGGTCCGAAACCTCCGTGGTACGGCCGGAGAAGAGCTGTTGGGCGACAAGGTAAATGACGATGAGTTCGGCAAGTAGAAGGAGAAAAAGGATAAAGGAGCTTCCCCCCGAGCCAAAACGAGAAAGAAAAGCGTCCGCAGCCGCGGAACGGGGTGCCGGTTCGATGAGCTGCAGCCAAAACCCCGCGGTGACCATCGGCACCACGCCGGCGGTTGCAACGAAGAGGGGAAGTGGCGCAAATCCCTTCCGAAGTAAAAGGGCCGCACAAAAAAAGAGATAAGCGGGGATATACCAGGCTGCAATCCTGAAACCGGCGACAAGGAGCTCGCCGGAAAAGATAAACCACCCAGAGACCCCTGATGTGGAAAGAGCCATGGAAACAGATAGGTAAGCGGCCGCAAGTATGAGGACAATGGCTGTTGCCATAGTAGGCTTAGAAAAACGCAAGATTATTCTTCCTTTCCGTTCAAATAGTTCGCGCTTCTAGTATCGGCGGAAACGGCCGAGGCCTGAGTCCGCTATAGAAGAATGAACCCCAGTATACCGGCGGGAATGAGATAAAAGGAAAAGTAGTAAAGCTTCCCTCGCCGAATCAATCTCAAAAGCAAAACAAGACTCGCCATGCCGACGATAAAGGCCGAGAGGAAACCGGCAATAAGCGATGAGGGGGGGACCGTCGCCAGCAGAGATCCGACGTCGCGAAGTTCGAGTAGCAAAGCCCCGGCAATGGCTGGCAAGCTGATAAGAAAGGAAAACTCCCCGGCGCTTTCCCGATTCATGCCGGAGGCCAGGGCCGCCGAGATGGTAATCCCCGAACGGCTTATGCCCGGAAGGACCCCAAGTCCCTGGGCCAAACCGGTAAAAAGGCCGTGCCGAAGGCCGAGTCCTTCATAACCGATATTTCCAGAAAAGCGTTTCGCACCAAGCAATATGAGACCGGTAACGACAAGAAGGGCAGCAACGGCCCTAGGAAACCGGCCGACATCCAAACCTTCGAGGAAAAGGCCGAGGACTCCGGTTACCAGTGTGGCTGCAAGGATGATAAGAATCAAATGCAAATTCTGATTATCTTCTTCATCCCGTTTGCCCGTGATCAGATGGCCGAGAGCGAGGAACAGTCTTCCAACCTTTGCACGGAAAACCCATATAACAACAAAAAGGGTTGCAACATGAAGAATAACATCAAACAGTATCGGAACATCTTCAAGATCCATAAAGTATTTCATGAGAGCAAGATGTCCTGAGCTTGAAACAGGAAGGAATTCGGTTACCCCTTGTAATGCACCCAAAAAAAGTGCCTGTACCATACTCATATCGTAGCTCCTTCTTGTATTGTCAGCGTTTCGGGAAAAAGGTATCGACCGGCCAGAGGGGCCCCTCCGGAGAGTCGGCCCGGTAAAGATAGCGATAAATGGAGGTTGAGACAAGGAGCTTTCTTCCGTAATACTGGGTTTCGGCAAAGGGGATGGTCTCGGCAAACAGATCATCGGGAAGATCACTATTCGAACTACGCCAGCGTCTGACTCGTGTCAATCCCCCGTTGTAAGCAAAAAGCGCTTCGGAAATATTATCCGTACGTCCGGCAAGGTGAGCAAGGTACCAGGCGCCAATGGACAGATTCAGACGGGGATCATGAAGATCCTCATTCGAGGGAATCTTCAGCCCCATTCTGCCGGCAACATCCCTCGCTGTAGAAGGCATCAACTGGCTCAAACCAACGGCTCCTACACGACTGTAGATATCGGGAGTAAAATGGCTTTCTTCCCGAACCAGGGCATAAAAGAGATTCTCCTCAAGGCCTTCTCGTTCCGTCACCTCATGTACATAGGCCCGAAAGGGACGGGGATAAAGGATACGGAGCTCTTCATTGCCGCTTATCCCTCGCTCATTTGCAAAACGATCGAAACGGCGGATTGCTTCAAGATGATGCCCCTCATGGGAAAGTCCCTTTACCGTGTCGATGATGAGACTCCGGGGAGGAAGAAAACCGCAAGACTCCAGGCGAGACAGCTCCTTTTCGGCTTCGAGAGAAAAGCCGTGATCGAGCAGTCCCCGGATAACTCTCATGCAACAGGGGAACGAGGATTCTTCCTGTGTAGCCTCATCTCGACCTTCGGCTGCCGGATAAAAAAAGGCGTAATCGGCCTCCTCTTCACCGGAAAAGCGCTCCAAAGCCGAAGCAGCAAGAATACGATAGTAGCGCGCCGTTGTCCCGGAAGGAGGCAGATCGAGGATACGCCGAAAAAGCGTCTCTTGCATCCCGTCCTCGGGCAAAAGAGCAAGCTGGCGACCTCTGGCAGCCAGATAGTAGTATCGTGAGGCCGAAGCAGCGGGAAGATCCCTGCCAAGGGAACGGGCAATCGTATCGATCAGGGGCCACTCGCTCTGCCGGAGCAGTTCATCGAGAAGAGCACCAAGAGTATCGTCGAAATAACGGGGATCAACCATGTTGCCGAGGAGTTGAGGAATGGCGGATGCGGCACGATGAGGATCAGCGTGAACCAGAGAATCGAAACGGTACCACACAATACGCTGCATATGCAGGGAATCGAAGGAGGCCGCCTCGGCCGCGCTATCCACCGCCTCGTCGAACAGAGGAAGCGCATCATCGTATTGTCCGGCTCTTCTTGCCAGAAAACCGGCGGCCTCCAGGAGCGCCGCTTTACGCTCCGGGAAAGGTTCTACAAAAGGAAGAAGCTCAAGCGTATGATCGAACAGGAGCCCTGCGTCGCTACCGTAGCCACAATTTCTGACAGCCGATAGATACAGAGGGGTTCCGGCGATCTCTGCACCGGCATCGCGAATCGCTATAAGAAATGTCGAAAGCACCTCTTTTCTGCTGCCCCCGTTCAAGGCCAGCAGAAGATCGGCAATCGCGTGTATCTCCCTATCCCGAGAAAGGTGAAGAGAGCCGCCACCATTGATAATCGAGGCCAAACCTTCCCCTGTCAGCTCCCCGTCATTCGAAACGAAGGCCTGAAGCAGGGAGGATGTTTCCCGCTCCGTCTCATATCGAGCCAAAGCCAAGGTAAGGGCGAGTCTTTGAGATGATGCTGGGTCCGCGTCGAGGGGAAGTTCTTGTTCCGCGGAGGCAAGGATCTCCATCCAGAGCCCCAAAGAGGCTCTGGTTTCATTAATCATCGTACGTAAACGAAGATCGGGATCGATTTTCTCTCCAGCGGAAAGCGACACAAGCTTGTGCAAAAGAATATGCACCTGCTCGCCGTTCCCCCCGGCCGCAGAGGCTTTTTGCGCTTGATCAAAATACAGCAGTCCGAGCCGATACCGTGCTTCCCGTCGAAATTCGGGAGAGGCGAGGTTAGAAGCCTTTATGAAGAAGTTTTCTGCGTTGGTCTGTTCCCCACAACGAAGCTGATCCATCGCCACAAAAAAAAGGGCGTCTCCCTTCGTCTCGTCGGATAGCCGAACAGACGCCGTTTCGATATCTCTCGAGGGATAAAGGGCGGAGGTCCACAGTATAAAAAAAAGAAGAAGGAAAAAAAGCAGACTATTTCGTCGGAATAAATATTTTTTGTTCGGCAAAGATGATATCTGGATTATTGATGTTGTTTTCTTCCGCAATTTGTCCATAAAGCCAAGGGGTACTATAAAAGGAAGAGGATATGTCCCAGAGTGTATCACCCCAGCGGATTCTGTACCAGACCCCCTCGACCTCAACCCTCACCGTTTCTCTCTCGGGAACAGGTGCCTGCTCGACCGTCGCCTGCGGCACGGGAACAGGCACGGGAGGAGATTCCGCAACG
Coding sequences:
- a CDS encoding undecaprenyl-diphosphate phosphatase; translation: MSMVQALFLGALQGVTEFLPVSSSGHLALMKYFMDLEDVPILFDVILHVATLFVVIWVFRAKVGRLFLALGHLITGKRDEEDNQNLHLILIILAATLVTGVLGLFLEGLDVGRFPRAVAALLVVTGLILLGAKRFSGNIGYEGLGLRHGLFTGLAQGLGVLPGISRSGITISAALASGMNRESAGEFSFLISLPAIAGALLLELRDVGSLLATVPPSSLIAGFLSAFIVGMASLVLLLRLIRRGKLYYFSFYLIPAGILGFILL
- a CDS encoding flagellar assembly lytic transglycosylase; amino-acid sequence: MDQLRCGEQTNAENFFIKASNLASPEFRREARYRLGLLYFDQAQKASAAGGNGEQVHILLHKLVSLSAGEKIDPDLRLRTMINETRASLGLWMEILASAEQELPLDADPASSQRLALTLALARYETERETSSLLQAFVSNDGELTGEGLASIINGGGSLHLSRDREIHAIADLLLALNGGSRKEVLSTFLIAIRDAGAEIAGTPLYLSAVRNCGYGSDAGLLFDHTLELLPFVEPFPERKAALLEAAGFLARRAGQYDDALPLFDEAVDSAAEAASFDSLHMQRIVWYRFDSLVHADPHRAASAIPQLLGNMVDPRYFDDTLGALLDELLRQSEWPLIDTIARSLGRDLPAASASRYYYLAARGRQLALLPEDGMQETLFRRILDLPPSGTTARYYRILAASALERFSGEEEADYAFFYPAAEGRDEATQEESSFPCCMRVIRGLLDHGFSLEAEKELSRLESCGFLPPRSLIIDTVKGLSHEGHHLEAIRRFDRFANERGISGNEELRILYPRPFRAYVHEVTEREGLEENLFYALVREESHFTPDIYSRVGAVGLSQLMPSTARDVAGRMGLKIPSNEDLHDPRLNLSIGAWYLAHLAGRTDNISEALFAYNGGLTRVRRWRSSNSDLPDDLFAETIPFAETQYYGRKLLVSTSIYRYLYRADSPEGPLWPVDTFFPKR
- a CDS encoding ABC transporter substrate-binding protein, encoding MRCARLCTFLLILALSLSSCSHDEQPLRVAEQYGLAYAPVTIARELGFVEEALETLDHPVTLQWLRLGNTATIREAAVAGRVDAAFIGIPPFLISRAGGMDWKIAGGLNQSPLGLVTWREDLNNLSDFDSSDRIALPQPGSIQHILLAMASRRLTGDAAHFDRQLVTMNHPDGMQALLARREIAAHFTSPPYLFLELKEQGMKQVVSGRECFGGPFTFIVTVATKELAEKRPKVLAAFMDAVDRGMEYLRSNPEKSAALLAPIYQMNSDDVLDMLGSKGLDYSRDVVGIEEFVSFMKDTGYLPADFGSGGELFWATAVRDSDTGDGGGNR
- a CDS encoding DNA translocase FtsK, which gives rise to MATAIVLILAAAYLSVSMALSTSGVSGWFIFSGELLVAGFRIAAWYIPAYLFFCAALLLRKGFAPLPLFVATAGVVPMVTAGFWLQLIEPAPRSAAADAFLSRFGSGGSSFILFLLLLAELIVIYLVAQQLFSGRTTEVSDREKKGPRKKGIIALPQPSSDEPEEEDDDAWWEEFERRRLKGVDTSPLPEISETPVPTDEHVLEDERVEDQEYAEEPPAESNDLPNDLPVSLEPEEDVEEEPVDLDFASLRSDEVCLEDDEEIDDIDLDESEDDDEDEEVLVPEDEEYEDDEEDEAHDEQEEVLPVPASHQAVARNIMRYEVPRDDLLDEYPDSKYWVIDEATRESAEILKDTLREFKIQAEVTGIRKGPVITMFEILPAPGVKLSKIVNLADNIALRLAASRVRIVAPIPGKHAVGIEVPNRKRALVSFKEMIEDESFENSDKEVPIILGKDITGETQIIDLVQTPHLLIAGATGSGKSVCVNSIICSILYKRSPDEVNMILIDPKIVELKLYNDIPHLLTPVITEPKKAFQALQYCLYEMERRYALLDSLGVRDIRSYNRKVKKKRLATRPLPYLVVIIDEFADLMATTGKELESTLARLAAMSRAVGIHLVLATQRPSIDVITGLIKANIPSRIAFMVAGKFDSRIIIDAVGAEKLLGRGDMLFTSAWDPVPSRIQGAYLSEEEVERIAAYVRTLGEPEYIDDEIFIDDEDSDTLFDGGGIDDPLMDKALEIVTTAGKASASYLQRRLKIGYNRAARLVEEMEERGIVGPQNGSKPREIIHVPDRYREGRGDDEEQ
- a CDS encoding DMT family transporter, giving the protein MTRSNRGASLAHSSHRSHGIALAVPLLLLTAGQLSAALSGRAIASGASPFNIYTLALYCFLGARGVSWVLIVRYLSLSFAYPVMSLGYCLVPLAAALFLGEDLSWGTLAGMILVTAGVALIGTADTKGQG
- a CDS encoding EamA family transporter, translating into MNLLLALTVVLSAVGQLLTKAGADRTLPDSDSSKNVSPFAAVRRFLRKAANPFLICGLVVVAAVPFLYTRALASLSLTKAYGATGLTYPLVIFGSAVILRERISLRHIAGGLLIFAGFLVWNVFP
- a CDS encoding glycosyltransferase, whose protein sequence is MISVVIPSYNGAATLVPLCRSLSDVLRRLGLDREIIVVLDGSSDESRDLLVPLIEEGIVDVLCELPVRSGQQRATLEGILRGRGSWFLTLDDDFGHRPEDVEKLLAVKEGGANLVFGVPERGRRSSLRNLGSSLRSTLFHLASGRKKLIPSSFRLFSRSCARSLFLAPAACRYLSVELVRHSRKAESLLLTAGGATATIGAGTPPSLPGTSRHPASSLVRGTLSLASYLLPWRRDPLRSSRRALLVVGAGGGQLGLIRRAKKRSLIVAVSDRDSSAPGVSAADYFLSADTFDGEQSIAACIDAMWKGIPIRGVATAGTDQPVLTVSLVADHFLLPGALRPEIALAVTNKRVMKRRLEALGLPTLPWSLIGEETASAADTGPVPIALPGFPAVLKPVDSQGQRGVVRVESEEELYQRLSATLACSREAKAMVETFYPADEVTFSGWVEEGRLVPLLLTDRATLSSGPHIGICPAHRYPSLHAARSREVFALCDRFVRGFPIPSGPIYVQLLVGEEGIKINELACRIGGAYEELLIPALTGVDILDLQIDLAIEGRLSPQNHDVLVRAGASWPPEGFASVILAFAQKGVVRSIGELSKIRAVEGVVDGGYLLAPGRRIGELENSTGRAAWAVVRGKSAARVNRSVEGVYDALEVIGDSGENLMQDLRSFALHPDPLPDSEVP